One window from the genome of Thermococcus siculi encodes:
- a CDS encoding nucleotidyltransferase family protein yields MQTRKVQNLSDVQRLLRLHTDELRKRFGVKRIGIFGSYSRGEQRSESDVDILVEFERPIGMIDFIRLQEYLESILGVRVDLVTPQALKKRIKERVLREVKYV; encoded by the coding sequence ATGCAGACTCGCAAAGTGCAAAACCTCTCCGATGTTCAAAGGCTCCTCCGTCTCCATACGGACGAGCTCCGTAAAAGGTTCGGAGTGAAGAGAATCGGGATTTTCGGCTCGTATTCACGGGGTGAACAGAGGTCGGAGAGCGACGTGGACATTCTGGTCGAGTTTGAGAGACCAATTGGAATGATAGACTTTATCCGCCTCCAGGAGTACCTCGAAAGCATTCTGGGCGTAAGGGTTGACTTGGTAACTCCACAGGCTCTCAAAAAGAGGATCAAGGAGCGGGTTTTGAGAGAGGTGAAATATGTATGA
- a CDS encoding mevalonate kinase, giving the protein MSVKRVLASAPAKIILFGEHSVVYGKPAIAAAIDLRTYVRAEFNNTGAIKIEAHDIRTPGLIVSFTEDEIYFESDYGRAAEVLSYVRQAIELVREEAGANGRGVTVSITSQIPVGAGLGSSAAVAVATIGAVSKLLGLELSNEEIGKLGHRVELLVQGASSGIDPTVSAIGGFIHYEKGNFEHLPFMELPIVVGYTGSSGSTKELVAMVRKTREEMPDVVEPILSAMGKVVEKAREVLLSDLDDEVRFARLGRLMNINHGLLDALGVSTKKLSELVYAARTAGALGAKITGAGGGGCMYALAPERQSEVATAITIAGGTPMITRISREGLRIEEVLP; this is encoded by the coding sequence ATGAGCGTTAAAAGGGTTCTTGCCTCGGCACCGGCTAAAATTATCCTCTTTGGGGAGCACAGCGTTGTTTACGGAAAACCCGCGATAGCGGCTGCCATAGACCTTCGAACCTACGTCAGGGCGGAGTTCAACAACACCGGCGCGATAAAGATAGAGGCCCACGACATAAGGACTCCCGGACTTATCGTCTCCTTCACGGAGGACGAGATATACTTCGAGAGCGACTACGGAAGGGCCGCGGAGGTTCTCAGCTACGTCAGGCAGGCCATAGAGCTGGTAAGAGAAGAGGCAGGCGCAAACGGGAGGGGTGTGACCGTTTCGATAACCTCCCAGATACCGGTCGGTGCAGGTCTGGGAAGCTCCGCGGCGGTTGCGGTGGCGACAATAGGGGCAGTCTCAAAGCTTCTCGGCCTTGAGCTGAGCAACGAGGAAATAGGAAAGCTCGGCCACAGGGTTGAACTCCTCGTACAGGGCGCTTCAAGCGGTATAGACCCAACCGTTTCTGCCATAGGCGGCTTCATACACTATGAGAAAGGAAACTTCGAGCACCTCCCGTTCATGGAGCTCCCGATAGTCGTCGGCTACACCGGTTCGAGCGGCTCAACCAAGGAGCTGGTCGCTATGGTTAGGAAAACGAGGGAGGAGATGCCCGACGTTGTCGAGCCGATTTTGAGTGCGATGGGCAAGGTGGTGGAGAAGGCGAGGGAGGTTCTCCTCTCCGACCTCGACGATGAGGTGCGCTTCGCCAGGCTTGGCAGGCTGATGAACATAAATCACGGCCTCCTCGATGCCCTCGGTGTTTCCACGAAGAAGCTCAGCGAGCTGGTCTACGCCGCAAGAACTGCCGGAGCTTTGGGTGCTAAGATAACCGGCGCCGGTGGTGGTGGCTGCATGTACGCCCTCGCTCCGGAGAGGCAGAGTGAAGTGGCGACGGCCATAACAATAGCGGGAGGAACGCCCATGATAACCAGAATCAGCCGCGAGGGGCTCCGCATAGAGGAGGTTCTGCCATGA
- the udp gene encoding uridine phosphorylase, which translates to MGEKFVSAERPQTEEGYQYHIACKPGDVSRYVLLPGDPERVPKISSLWDEAREIAFHREYRTHTGKYKGVPITVTSTGIGGPSTAIAVEELAAIGADTFIRVGSTGAIQPGMEIGDLIIARAAVRLEGTSKQYVRVEYPAVADLEVTLALVEAAETLGIPYHMGITASTDSFYLGQGRPGLNGYFPSFARNIMDDLRQANVTNFEMEAATLYTLANIYGLRAGCVCAVFANRVTNEFGKAGEKEAALVASEAVKILAEWDEEKERKGKEVWFPGLRG; encoded by the coding sequence ATGGGAGAGAAGTTCGTTTCAGCCGAGAGGCCCCAGACGGAGGAGGGCTACCAGTACCACATAGCCTGCAAGCCCGGCGACGTTTCAAGGTACGTTCTCCTTCCCGGAGACCCTGAGAGGGTTCCGAAGATAAGCTCCCTCTGGGACGAGGCGAGGGAGATAGCGTTTCACCGCGAGTACAGGACGCACACCGGAAAGTATAAAGGCGTTCCAATCACCGTGACCTCCACCGGAATCGGCGGCCCGTCGACAGCCATAGCCGTCGAGGAGCTTGCAGCTATTGGGGCTGACACCTTCATCCGCGTCGGCTCGACCGGGGCGATACAGCCGGGAATGGAGATAGGGGACCTGATAATAGCTAGGGCAGCCGTTAGACTCGAAGGCACTTCAAAGCAGTACGTCCGCGTTGAGTATCCGGCCGTTGCCGACCTCGAGGTCACCCTCGCCCTAGTGGAAGCTGCGGAAACCCTAGGGATTCCCTACCACATGGGAATAACTGCCTCAACCGACAGCTTCTACCTCGGTCAGGGCAGGCCGGGATTGAACGGCTACTTCCCGAGCTTCGCGAGAAACATAATGGACGACCTCAGACAGGCCAACGTCACGAACTTCGAGATGGAAGCTGCCACGCTCTACACGCTGGCGAACATCTACGGATTAAGAGCTGGATGCGTCTGCGCAGTCTTCGCCAACAGGGTCACCAACGAGTTCGGAAAGGCCGGGGAGAAGGAGGCGGCGCTGGTTGCGAGCGAGGCCGTTAAGATACTCGCCGAGTGGGACGAGGAGAAGGAGCGGAAGGGCAAGGAGGTCTGGTTCCCTGGTCTTAGGGGTTGA
- a CDS encoding NAD(P)/FAD-dependent oxidoreductase has product MSPGRTVIIGGGVGGIYTAMNLIKEGVEPGEITLIAREWPPYTRHRLAEFLMSKASFESIALKLAGKLETMGVEVLAGAEALSLNPKERRVTVRLNGRTLEVSFTNLVIATGGRPAVPPIPGVNLRGVISFYGVKDVEFLESLLPEEDVVVVGAGLVGLTAAVALRRRGHGVTVVEAKERVLPGLLEPELSEFVEEYLRREGIEVLTSTLVKGIDGRERVEAVELSDGRSLRAGAVVLATGMRPNSALLRDDGRAIEVDERGETAIPGIYALGDCAMSKDFVTGKFTYRPLGFVAAHYSKVVAGAIVGKRVEDRGVIPTIYEKVGSIEVYKIGLGKGEAEGLGLSTEAEVYEGEKWKEASIFDSEGRLVGWQRVQMGHFHSIDSANAYLTIRGMHGE; this is encoded by the coding sequence GTGTCTCCAGGGAGAACGGTCATCATCGGGGGCGGCGTTGGGGGAATCTACACCGCCATGAACCTGATAAAGGAAGGGGTCGAGCCGGGGGAGATAACCCTCATCGCCAGGGAGTGGCCGCCCTACACGAGGCACAGGCTCGCGGAGTTCCTGATGTCGAAAGCATCCTTTGAGAGCATAGCTCTAAAGCTCGCCGGGAAGCTCGAAACAATGGGCGTTGAGGTTCTCGCCGGTGCGGAAGCTCTCTCGCTGAACCCAAAGGAGCGGAGAGTTACGGTGAGACTCAACGGGAGAACTCTTGAAGTAAGTTTCACCAACCTCGTCATCGCGACCGGAGGAAGGCCGGCCGTTCCCCCCATTCCAGGTGTGAACCTCAGAGGCGTCATCTCCTTCTACGGGGTTAAAGACGTTGAGTTCCTCGAATCCCTTCTTCCTGAAGAAGACGTTGTTGTCGTCGGTGCAGGTCTCGTGGGTCTTACCGCGGCAGTCGCCCTTAGGAGGCGCGGACACGGGGTGACAGTGGTTGAGGCTAAAGAAAGAGTACTCCCCGGACTGCTCGAGCCGGAGCTTTCGGAGTTCGTTGAGGAGTATCTGAGGCGGGAAGGGATCGAAGTCCTGACTTCAACCCTCGTCAAGGGAATCGATGGGAGAGAAAGAGTCGAAGCTGTAGAGCTGAGCGACGGGAGAAGTCTACGGGCCGGGGCGGTTGTTCTGGCAACCGGCATGAGACCGAACTCGGCTCTCCTGAGGGACGACGGCAGGGCCATTGAGGTGGATGAACGTGGAGAGACGGCCATACCGGGCATCTATGCCCTCGGCGACTGTGCCATGAGCAAAGACTTCGTGACCGGGAAGTTCACCTACAGGCCCCTGGGTTTCGTGGCGGCCCACTACTCCAAAGTGGTAGCAGGGGCGATCGTGGGGAAGCGCGTAGAGGATAGGGGCGTAATTCCAACGATTTACGAGAAAGTTGGCTCCATCGAGGTCTACAAGATTGGACTCGGGAAGGGAGAAGCCGAAGGACTTGGCCTTTCAACGGAAGCTGAAGTTTATGAGGGTGAGAAATGGAAGGAAGCGAGCATCTTTGACTCAGAAGGCCGTTTAGTGGGCTGGCAGAGGGTTCAGATGGGGCACTTCCACTCCATTGACTCCGCGAACGCATACCTCACGATAAGGGGAATGCACGGGGAATAG
- a CDS encoding 4Fe-4S dicluster domain-containing protein, producing MSGREYLLHVFPEKCTGCGDCVEACPMDEPAIRIPEIPGGWDVVVCRHCSPAPCVEACEFGALWVKDDGTVFLTGELCTSCKACTAVCPFGAVFLGATGEMVKCDLCGGKPRCVEACREGALLYGRLTEGKVLMEGKKPVKELLAFRGLV from the coding sequence GTGAGCGGAAGAGAGTACCTCCTCCATGTCTTTCCAGAAAAGTGCACGGGCTGCGGGGACTGCGTCGAGGCCTGCCCGATGGACGAGCCGGCGATAAGGATACCGGAAATCCCAGGCGGCTGGGATGTGGTCGTGTGCAGGCACTGCAGTCCTGCTCCCTGCGTGGAAGCGTGCGAGTTCGGGGCGCTCTGGGTTAAGGATGACGGAACGGTCTTTCTCACCGGAGAGCTATGCACCTCATGCAAGGCCTGCACGGCCGTCTGCCCGTTTGGAGCCGTTTTCCTTGGGGCGACGGGAGAGATGGTCAAGTGTGACCTCTGTGGGGGAAAGCCGAGGTGCGTGGAAGCCTGCAGGGAGGGGGCGCTCCTCTACGGCAGACTGACCGAGGGGAAGGTTCTGATGGAGGGGAAGAAGCCGGTGAAGGAGCTTCTGGCCTTCAGGGGGCTGGTCTGA
- a CDS encoding isopentenyl phosphate kinase, with protein MIIVKIGGSVFSDKKGQPENFDEETVRRIAKEIAGFYPDEDFIVVHGGGSFGHPYAKEYGIREGLPEEWEAANRRRIGFTLTHQAMLRANERFIEVFVREGLPAFSVSTSSVFITENGDVAYGDVEVIERLLELKFIPMLFGDVSIDLAKGIEILSGDQIITYLTKMLEPNKVVFLMDVDGIYDGRPGEGSLVQNLTRDEIDGLLERLNCLAAGTDVTGGICNKLAEAKKIAEHSEVWFVNGKVPGRLSGAIRGDGFGTRITG; from the coding sequence ATGATAATCGTCAAGATCGGTGGGAGTGTCTTCAGCGATAAGAAAGGGCAGCCCGAGAACTTCGACGAGGAAACCGTTAGGAGAATAGCGAAGGAGATAGCGGGATTTTATCCGGACGAGGACTTCATAGTCGTCCACGGTGGGGGCAGCTTCGGGCATCCATACGCCAAGGAGTACGGGATAAGAGAGGGCCTTCCGGAAGAGTGGGAGGCTGCCAACAGGAGGAGGATAGGCTTCACCCTCACCCACCAGGCCATGCTGAGGGCGAATGAGAGGTTCATTGAGGTCTTCGTCCGCGAGGGACTGCCAGCTTTCTCCGTTTCCACTTCATCAGTTTTCATAACCGAGAACGGAGACGTGGCCTACGGGGACGTTGAAGTCATAGAGAGGCTCCTTGAGCTGAAGTTCATCCCCATGCTCTTCGGCGATGTTTCTATCGACCTAGCTAAGGGAATAGAGATACTCTCGGGCGACCAGATAATAACCTACCTCACCAAGATGCTCGAGCCAAACAAGGTGGTGTTCCTCATGGACGTCGACGGGATATACGACGGAAGGCCCGGCGAGGGAAGCCTCGTTCAGAACCTGACTAGAGACGAGATCGATGGCCTTCTGGAGCGGCTCAACTGTCTCGCAGCAGGCACCGACGTCACAGGAGGAATCTGCAACAAGCTCGCGGAGGCGAAGAAGATAGCGGAGCACTCCGAGGTCTGGTTCGTGAACGGAAAGGTTCCGGGACGGCTGAGCGGGGCCATAAGGGGAGACGGCTTCGGGACGAGGATCACGGGCTGA
- the fni gene encoding type 2 isopentenyl-diphosphate Delta-isomerase: MQTFDKEELTVIRKFEHIEHCLKRNVQAHTSNGFEDVHFVHMSLPEIDKDEIDLSVEFLGRKFDYPIFIAGMTGGTKGSQLAGKINKTLAQAAQELNIPMGVGSQRAMIRKPETWESYYVRDVAPDVFLVGNLGAPQFAETMPERYGIEEALKAVETIQADALAIHMNPLQESVQPEGDTQYRGVLKALAELKAEFPYPIIAKETGAGVSMEVAIRLESIGIDAIDVGGLGGTSWSGVEYYRAKDEIGKDLALRFWDWGIKTAISVAEVRYATELPIIATGGMRDGITMAKALAMGATFAGVALPLLRPAVKGDVEGVVKILRRYIEEIRNAMFLVGARNVEELRKVPLVITGFTREWLEQRIDLAEFLRARRRKA; this comes from the coding sequence ATGCAGACCTTTGACAAGGAAGAACTCACGGTCATCAGGAAGTTTGAGCACATCGAGCACTGCCTGAAGAGGAACGTGCAGGCTCACACCAGCAACGGTTTTGAGGACGTTCACTTCGTCCACATGAGCCTTCCCGAGATCGACAAGGACGAGATAGATTTGAGCGTCGAGTTTTTAGGAAGGAAGTTTGACTACCCAATTTTCATAGCGGGAATGACCGGAGGAACGAAGGGCTCTCAGCTCGCGGGAAAGATAAACAAAACCCTAGCTCAGGCCGCCCAAGAGCTTAACATCCCGATGGGCGTTGGCAGTCAGAGGGCAATGATAAGGAAGCCCGAAACGTGGGAGAGCTACTACGTGCGCGATGTCGCTCCAGATGTCTTCCTCGTTGGCAATCTAGGCGCCCCCCAGTTTGCCGAGACAATGCCGGAGCGCTACGGCATCGAGGAGGCGCTCAAGGCAGTTGAGACCATCCAGGCCGATGCTCTGGCAATTCACATGAATCCCCTCCAGGAGAGCGTTCAGCCCGAGGGGGACACCCAGTACAGGGGCGTCTTGAAGGCTTTAGCAGAGCTGAAGGCGGAGTTCCCGTACCCAATAATAGCGAAGGAAACCGGAGCCGGAGTTTCCATGGAGGTTGCGATAAGGCTTGAGAGCATAGGTATCGACGCGATAGACGTCGGCGGCCTCGGCGGGACGAGCTGGTCTGGAGTGGAGTACTACCGCGCAAAGGACGAGATTGGGAAGGATTTGGCGCTCCGCTTCTGGGACTGGGGGATAAAAACTGCCATCAGCGTTGCGGAAGTCCGCTATGCCACCGAGCTTCCGATAATAGCCACCGGTGGAATGCGTGACGGAATAACGATGGCCAAGGCCCTCGCTATGGGGGCGACCTTTGCCGGAGTTGCCCTGCCCCTTCTCAGGCCCGCAGTTAAGGGCGACGTTGAAGGGGTTGTAAAGATTCTCAGGCGCTACATAGAGGAGATAAGGAATGCCATGTTCCTCGTTGGGGCCAGGAACGTCGAGGAGCTGAGGAAGGTCCCGCTCGTGATAACGGGCTTCACGAGGGAGTGGCTGGAGCAGAGGATTGACCTAGCCGAGTTTCTCAGAGCAAGGCGGAGAAAAGCTTAA
- a CDS encoding 4Fe-4S dicluster domain-containing protein, whose amino-acid sequence MPILGIIYENCTGCHLCELACSYTHEGVFNPLLSRITVLTKPEVQTSVPVYCLQCRDAACERVCPVDAIHLDGKVGAYVIDYSRCIGCRECAYACPFGAISFDFDVSPIKCDLCGGEPECAKVCPHDAIIYGPEERVMRELKKAKAAGVSYGIYGQLSGEPSPYRTKKAEEATKLLREIWKRNEGLEL is encoded by the coding sequence ATGCCGATTCTGGGTATCATCTACGAGAACTGCACGGGCTGCCACCTCTGCGAGCTGGCGTGCTCCTACACCCACGAGGGAGTCTTTAACCCGTTGCTTTCGAGGATAACAGTTCTGACAAAGCCAGAAGTTCAGACCTCCGTTCCCGTCTACTGCCTCCAGTGCAGGGACGCGGCCTGCGAGAGGGTCTGCCCGGTCGATGCCATTCACCTCGATGGGAAGGTCGGGGCCTACGTCATAGACTACTCTCGCTGCATAGGGTGCAGGGAATGCGCCTACGCCTGCCCGTTTGGGGCCATAAGCTTCGACTTCGACGTCAGTCCGATAAAGTGCGACCTATGCGGCGGCGAACCGGAGTGCGCCAAGGTCTGCCCCCACGATGCAATAATCTACGGTCCGGAGGAGAGGGTCATGAGGGAGCTGAAGAAGGCCAAAGCAGCCGGAGTTTCCTACGGAATATACGGGCAACTATCGGGCGAACCTTCCCCCTACAGGACGAAGAAGGCGGAGGAGGCCACGAAACTCCTCAGGGAGATATGGAAAAGGAACGAGGGGCTTGAGTTGTGA
- a CDS encoding aldehyde ferredoxin oxidoreductase family protein, with the protein MSISTSGESHVLFIDLSREKAVKQPVTPEEVKLYLGGRGFNSRKLFEMVNGKIDPLGPENVLALGNGTFAGTALPMTSRLHVSTISPLSGILGDGNAGGEFAAMMRYAGYDQIIIIGRASRPKYVWIEDERVEFRDAEGLWGMKTGELVDVLRDEHGDDVSVTGIGPAGENLVRFATTMVDKYHAGARGSGAVWGSKNLKAIAIRGTKGVEPADLETFYGLAKEDLEYFKKSEFVRKIYSVIGTHYGLLSWHPGWRYFSRYLGPDELPKGLRPEDLAAYEVGRTQCYSCPLACKDVYYLPKTGEYGTSSEFESIYALGSNNCITDTEAVLQMEHMADEYGMDVITLGDTIALARVLHERGILSDEVLNGVSLEWGDAEGQIELVRMTAYREGFGNMIAEGYRNFAKLVGREALAYSYDVKGLNRGWYEVDFLNGVFTLAHATSTRGADHLRGRSWAYWENDVNMDPEAVRRMLEAGLPDYRVDPVGALIAGERACTLADSLGRCKGSINMWFQAVPLVWKYPIFKGTAMLLTAFTGMKFSERDVVDALDRIYLTEMAINVKQGIKKKHYDVKFPPELAKTEKFRRQEKRHWEMVDEYLERRGCDVETAYPKRETLERLGIGHVADEIKGKEFPEWDGPPLWPLESYPGGE; encoded by the coding sequence ATGTCAATATCCACTAGCGGAGAAAGCCATGTTCTTTTCATAGATCTGAGCCGGGAGAAAGCCGTTAAGCAGCCAGTGACGCCTGAAGAGGTCAAGCTCTACCTCGGCGGCAGGGGCTTCAACTCAAGGAAGCTCTTTGAGATGGTCAATGGAAAGATAGACCCTCTCGGCCCGGAGAACGTTCTCGCCCTCGGAAACGGCACCTTCGCCGGCACTGCCCTTCCAATGACCAGCAGGCTTCACGTGAGCACTATCTCACCGCTCTCGGGGATACTCGGCGACGGGAACGCCGGCGGGGAGTTCGCGGCGATGATGCGGTATGCGGGCTACGACCAGATAATCATTATCGGAAGGGCCAGCAGGCCGAAGTATGTCTGGATCGAGGATGAGAGGGTCGAGTTCAGGGACGCGGAAGGACTGTGGGGGATGAAGACGGGGGAGCTGGTTGACGTCCTCCGCGATGAGCACGGCGACGATGTAAGTGTGACTGGCATAGGACCAGCTGGAGAGAACCTCGTCAGGTTCGCCACCACTATGGTGGACAAGTACCACGCGGGGGCGAGGGGGAGCGGGGCTGTCTGGGGTTCTAAGAACCTCAAGGCGATAGCCATCAGGGGGACGAAGGGAGTTGAACCCGCCGACCTGGAGACCTTCTACGGGCTTGCCAAGGAGGATCTGGAGTACTTCAAGAAGAGTGAGTTCGTTAGGAAGATCTACTCTGTCATAGGCACCCACTACGGTCTTCTGAGCTGGCACCCCGGCTGGAGGTACTTCTCCAGATACCTCGGCCCGGACGAACTTCCGAAGGGCCTTAGACCCGAGGATTTGGCGGCTTACGAAGTCGGCAGAACTCAGTGCTACTCCTGCCCCCTCGCCTGCAAGGACGTCTACTATCTCCCAAAGACGGGCGAGTACGGCACGTCGAGTGAGTTCGAGTCAATCTACGCCCTCGGCTCGAACAACTGCATCACTGACACCGAGGCGGTTCTACAGATGGAGCACATGGCGGACGAGTACGGGATGGACGTGATAACCCTCGGCGACACGATAGCCCTCGCAAGGGTTCTGCACGAGAGGGGAATCCTGAGTGATGAGGTCCTTAATGGCGTTTCCCTCGAATGGGGGGACGCTGAGGGGCAGATCGAGCTCGTGAGAATGACTGCCTACAGGGAAGGCTTCGGGAACATGATCGCAGAGGGCTACCGCAACTTCGCCAAGCTCGTCGGCAGGGAGGCTCTGGCCTACAGCTACGACGTGAAGGGCCTCAACAGGGGCTGGTACGAGGTCGATTTCCTGAACGGAGTATTCACCCTCGCCCACGCCACCTCGACGAGAGGAGCCGACCACCTCAGGGGGCGCTCTTGGGCCTACTGGGAGAATGACGTTAACATGGACCCCGAGGCGGTGAGGAGGATGCTTGAGGCTGGGCTTCCAGACTACCGCGTTGATCCCGTCGGGGCACTCATAGCGGGGGAGAGGGCCTGCACCCTTGCCGATTCCCTCGGAAGGTGTAAGGGTTCGATAAACATGTGGTTCCAGGCAGTTCCGCTCGTGTGGAAGTATCCGATCTTCAAGGGGACCGCTATGCTCCTGACGGCGTTCACGGGCATGAAGTTCAGCGAGCGGGACGTCGTGGATGCCCTGGACAGAATATACCTGACGGAGATGGCCATCAATGTGAAGCAGGGCATCAAAAAGAAGCACTACGACGTCAAGTTCCCGCCCGAGCTGGCGAAGACCGAGAAGTTCAGGCGGCAGGAGAAGAGGCACTGGGAGATGGTGGACGAGTACCTTGAGAGGAGGGGTTGCGACGTTGAGACCGCCTATCCAAAGAGGGAAACGCTGGAGAGGCTCGGCATTGGCCATGTTGCCGATGAGATAAAAGGCAAGGAGTTCCCTGAGTGGGACGGGCCGCCGCTGTGGCCGCTTGAGAGCTATCCGGGGGGTGAGTGA
- a CDS encoding pyridoxal-phosphate dependent enzyme: protein MLVCSRCGREYPETFRLTCDCGGTFLVEREYYDFFGNLLPYLDMRRYLNFIPIGGNYLPPAIPAITPVGALQMGPVIALFKLEYLQPSGSFKDRGTYVTVAKLMEEGIHEVVLDSSGNAALSMALYSLPAGITAHIFVSYDVMLEKLSLLQRLGAVLNFVDGDRMAVHERAMEFAENNGVTYVSHWLNPYFLEGTKTTAFEAYEQVGVPDYLFAPVGSGTLFLGLWKGFKELQEMGEIDRLPTFVAVQASGYESLCERSPIKNHLADGIAIPEPPRLGEMERVLDETGGRCVSVSEAETGEALSWLTRAGFLVEPTSAVVLAALWKLVDMGEIPDGSKVLLPLTGSGLKITEGI from the coding sequence ATGCTCGTCTGCTCGCGCTGCGGAAGGGAGTATCCGGAGACGTTTCGCCTGACCTGCGACTGCGGTGGAACCTTCCTCGTGGAGAGGGAGTACTACGACTTCTTCGGCAACCTCCTCCCCTACCTCGACATGAGGAGGTATCTCAACTTCATCCCCATCGGCGGGAACTACCTTCCCCCTGCGATTCCAGCCATTACGCCCGTCGGCGCCCTCCAGATGGGTCCCGTCATCGCGCTCTTTAAGCTCGAATACCTCCAGCCCAGCGGCTCCTTCAAGGACAGGGGCACCTACGTAACCGTGGCAAAGCTCATGGAGGAGGGCATCCACGAGGTGGTTCTGGACAGCTCGGGCAACGCCGCCCTGAGCATGGCCCTTTACTCCCTTCCCGCGGGCATAACGGCCCACATCTTCGTATCATACGATGTGATGCTCGAAAAGCTGTCCCTCCTCCAGCGGCTCGGGGCGGTTCTGAACTTCGTCGATGGGGATAGAATGGCCGTTCACGAGCGTGCGATGGAGTTCGCGGAGAACAATGGAGTTACCTACGTCTCCCACTGGCTCAACCCCTACTTCCTGGAGGGGACGAAGACTACTGCCTTCGAGGCCTACGAACAGGTTGGCGTTCCCGATTACCTTTTCGCACCAGTAGGCTCCGGAACGCTCTTCCTCGGCCTCTGGAAGGGCTTCAAGGAACTCCAGGAGATGGGCGAAATCGATCGCCTCCCCACCTTCGTGGCGGTCCAGGCCTCCGGCTACGAGAGCCTCTGCGAGCGTTCCCCGATTAAGAACCACCTCGCGGACGGGATAGCGATCCCAGAGCCGCCGAGGTTGGGAGAGATGGAGAGGGTCCTTGACGAAACGGGCGGGAGGTGCGTAAGCGTCAGCGAAGCTGAGACAGGGGAAGCGCTGAGCTGGCTCACGAGGGCTGGCTTTCTGGTAGAGCCGACTTCCGCAGTAGTTCTGGCCGCCCTCTGGAAGCTGGTCGATATGGGCGAGATTCCCGACGGTTCGAAAGTCCTCCTCCCGCTGACCGGCTCGGGCCTTAAAATAACCGAAGGTATTTAA
- a CDS encoding MEMO1 family protein, whose translation MIRYPAVAGSFYPSGEALIEMLEEFFSDLGEEGRERRITAGVAPHAGYVFSGYTAGRTYKAIFEDGIPETFVILGPNHTGIGSPIAVYPEGKWLTPLGEIEIDSEMARAIARLSGIADLDELAHRYEHSIEVQVPFIQYLAEKAGKDVKIVPITLGMQDEDVAEDLGRAIFEASKELGRDVVVIASTDLMHYGTMYGYVPFRVRADELSHRIKEWDFRVIRRILDFDVRGMFKEIREMNHTMCGPGGVGTAIVYSRLAGAVEAELLHYTTSFEVSRSTEAVVGYASIVFRR comes from the coding sequence ATGATAAGGTATCCAGCCGTTGCCGGGAGCTTCTATCCCTCGGGAGAGGCGCTCATCGAGATGCTGGAGGAGTTCTTCAGCGACCTTGGAGAGGAAGGACGCGAGAGGAGGATAACCGCTGGAGTGGCCCCGCACGCCGGTTACGTGTTCTCGGGCTACACCGCGGGCAGAACCTACAAGGCCATCTTTGAGGACGGCATTCCAGAGACTTTTGTCATCCTCGGACCCAACCACACAGGCATCGGCTCGCCGATAGCGGTGTATCCGGAGGGAAAGTGGCTCACTCCGCTCGGTGAAATTGAAATCGATTCCGAGATGGCCAGGGCGATAGCGAGGCTTTCGGGAATAGCGGACCTTGACGAGCTGGCCCACAGGTACGAGCACTCCATCGAGGTTCAGGTTCCGTTCATTCAGTACCTCGCCGAAAAGGCCGGAAAGGACGTCAAGATAGTCCCCATAACCCTCGGCATGCAGGACGAGGACGTCGCGGAAGACCTGGGAAGGGCCATCTTCGAGGCGAGCAAGGAGCTGGGAAGGGACGTTGTCGTTATAGCGAGCACCGACCTCATGCACTACGGCACAATGTACGGCTACGTGCCCTTCAGAGTTAGGGCTGACGAGCTCTCCCACAGGATAAAGGAGTGGGACTTCAGGGTGATAAGGAGAATCCTCGACTTCGACGTTAGGGGGATGTTCAAGGAGATAAGGGAGATGAACCACACCATGTGCGGGCCGGGTGGAGTTGGGACTGCCATAGTCTACTCCCGCCTCGCTGGAGCAGTTGAGGCTGAACTTCTCCATTACACCACGAGCTTTGAAGTCAGCCGCTCGACTGAAGCTGTCGTTGGATACGCGAGCATAGTCTTCAGGCGTTAG